A genomic region of Rhodanobacter sp. contains the following coding sequences:
- a CDS encoding transposase, with protein sequence MSKRRKFSAEFKRGAVEQARQPGVTCAQVARELGVRENLLTRWKRESNSQGSVAFGGSGTPRDEELARLKRELARVKKERDFLREAATFFAKGSS encoded by the coding sequence ATGTCGAAGCGAAGAAAGTTCAGTGCGGAGTTCAAGCGCGGTGCGGTTGAACAGGCCAGGCAGCCGGGTGTCACTTGCGCCCAAGTGGCCCGCGAGCTGGGGGTCCGGGAGAACCTGTTGACCCGCTGGAAACGGGAGTCCAACAGCCAGGGGTCGGTCGCGTTTGGCGGTAGCGGAACGCCGCGGGATGAGGAGCTGGCGAGGCTCAAGCGCGAGCTGGCCCGGGTGAAGAAGGAGCGGGATTTTTTGCGCGAAGCGGCGACGTTCTTTGCCAAGGGATCATCCTGA
- a CDS encoding hypothetical protein (frameshifted, insertion/deletion at around 1787821) → MPSARQADNDRLLGRIRALHEDSRGVLGAGRMHEDLAAEGESASLNRVARLMAADGLQGWPRKKRRGQRAQPGLAPPGVRNWLERDFTAQEPETKWVTDITEIKTDEGKLYLCIVLDLFDHRVVGWSMHHRQDRQMVIRAVQMAVWQRQGGEPVILHSDRGSQFRSGDYQDYLVANALVCSMSAVGHCGDNAACEGFFGQLKRERVYRMKYPTLDAARADVFEYIERFHNPRMRRRQAKQDLKFSTLSQPSVISG, encoded by the coding sequence ATGCCCAGTGCCCGCCAAGCCGACAACGATCGCCTGCTCGGCCGCATCCGTGCACTGCACGAGGACAGCCGTGGCGTGTTGGGGGCGGGACGGATGCATGAGGACCTCGCCGCGGAAGGCGAGTCGGCCAGCCTGAACCGGGTGGCGCGTCTGATGGCGGCCGATGGCCTGCAGGGCTGGCCACGCAAGAAGCGGCGCGGCCAGCGGGCTCAACCGGGACTGGCCCCACCGGGCGTGCGCAACTGGCTGGAACGGGACTTCACCGCACAGGAGCCGGAGACCAAGTGGGTCACCGACATCACCGAGATCAAGACCGACGAAGGCAAGCTGTACCTATGCATCGTGCTGGACCTGTTCGACCACCGGGTCGTGGGTTGGTCGATGCATCATCGGCAAGACCGGCAGATGGTGATCCGGGCCGTGCAGATGGCCGTGTGGCAGCGCCAGGGAGGCGAGCCGGTGATCCTGCATTCGGATCGTGGCAGCCAGTTCCGCAGCGGCGACTACCAGGACTATCTGGTGGCCAATGCGTTGGTGTGCTCGATGAGCGCGGTCGGCCATTGCGGGGACAACGCGGCTTGCGAGGGCTTCTTCGGCCAGCTCAAGCGCGAGCGTGTCTACCGCATGAAATATCCGACGCTCGATGCAGCAAGAGCCGATGTGTTCGAATACATCGAGCGGTTCCACAATCCGAGAATGCGGCGCAGGCAGGCAAAGCAGGATCTGAAGTTTTCCACCCTTTCACAACCGTCCGTGATTTCGGGGTAG
- a CDS encoding DNA-binding protein, with the protein MARGGVYKTEIEKARNALLAEGKHPSVDAVRVALGNTGSKTTIHRYLKELEAEDTAGVGGKFPISDALTDLVSRLAGRLQEEADAKIAEAAARFEAPRKELTAQLEQARHEAASIRADQERTATALREEQAQHESTRQARLDATLQVRQLDERVTGLIARVAEHEAHAQSLEEKHAHAREALEHYRTSVKEQREQEQRRHEHQIQELQVALRQANEALTGKNHELLQLNRDNGRLTEHNARLDKEVQQARNAVRAAQDEVATLKPVVAELTSLRTTWSRDVQALERARLDLEAAAQALDQERAARQDAEGRAISMQARLETLEQVLSTLQPASTPTPTATTASPD; encoded by the coding sequence ATGGCCCGTGGCGGCGTGTACAAGACCGAGATCGAGAAGGCCCGTAACGCCTTGCTGGCCGAGGGAAAACACCCCTCGGTCGACGCGGTGCGGGTGGCGTTGGGCAACACCGGCTCGAAAACAACCATCCATCGCTACCTCAAGGAGCTGGAGGCCGAGGACACCGCCGGTGTGGGCGGCAAATTCCCGATCAGCGACGCCTTGACCGATCTGGTCAGCCGTTTGGCGGGGCGGCTCCAAGAGGAGGCGGACGCCAAGATCGCTGAGGCCGCCGCCCGTTTCGAGGCCCCGCGGAAAGAGCTCACCGCCCAGTTGGAGCAGGCACGGCACGAGGCGGCATCCATCCGTGCCGACCAGGAACGCACGGCGACGGCGCTGCGCGAGGAACAGGCGCAACACGAGAGCACGCGCCAGGCGCGGCTCGATGCGACCCTTCAAGTGCGGCAACTGGATGAGCGCGTCACGGGCTTGATCGCCCGCGTGGCCGAGCACGAAGCGCACGCGCAGTCGCTAGAAGAGAAACACGCGCATGCCCGCGAGGCACTGGAGCACTACCGAACGTCCGTGAAGGAGCAGCGGGAGCAGGAACAACGCCGGCATGAACACCAGATCCAAGAACTACAGGTAGCCCTGCGTCAGGCCAACGAAGCCCTCACGGGCAAGAATCACGAACTCTTGCAGCTCAATCGCGACAACGGGCGCCTGACGGAACACAACGCGCGCCTGGACAAGGAAGTGCAGCAGGCACGCAACGCTGTGCGCGCAGCGCAAGACGAGGTAGCCACGCTTAAGCCTGTGGTGGCGGAACTGACCAGCTTGCGCACGACGTGGAGTCGCGATGTCCAGGCGCTCGAACGCGCACGCCTTGACCTCGAAGCTGCCGCGCAGGCACTCGACCAGGAGAGGGCGGCGAGGCAGGATGCCGAGGGTCGAGCCATATCGATGCAGGCCAGGCTGGAGACGCTAGAACAGGTTTTGTCCACGCTGCAGCCTGCATCCACGCCAACGCCAACTGCCACCACCGCATCACCAGACTGA
- a CDS encoding ABC transporter transmembrane domain-containing protein: MVTEHFKLSEAKKLFALMKGLRLRIAAGVLFVLASTGLSLTFPLIIGKVVDAAVNNAGFLAINSFAFILFAIFIARAAIGFAGGYLLDTSGEIIINGLRKGLLSRIIALDLRFFHSQRLGELASRLHSDTATIRNAVTETIVSSLNQLLTFCGALIVMLAMNWRLTLLILFLAPVSAILSARFGPRISSAARRVRDHSGDALAVASEGISGIHTVKLFSREPVLHEMYSESIDRALTASILSVRLSSLFGGALNFFSSIVTVGVFWYGGTQVSAGHLSAGQLIAFLFYSENITQSISVFSVIYGNIATALGSSARIFELMELSPTVVDPSENEASLRMPTSSSCQIEGVSFGYDPNHCILHDIDFRVDPGEVVGLVGTSGSGKTTLANLICRLFDPDSGRILLDGIDIKRLPIGVVREHVAMVSQDVFLFNTSIRENIRMARVDASDEDVENAARDACVDEFIVGLDEGLNTIVGERGVKLSGGQRQRISLARAFLRKSRLLVLDEATSAVDSLTEQRIQDAMIEKARKNSLSLIVIAHNLNTMRKTDRLVVIHGGQVVETGTFSTLASNNGMFEKLLTAGQRVDEEFMLNA; encoded by the coding sequence ATGGTTACTGAACACTTCAAGTTGAGCGAAGCGAAAAAGCTCTTCGCGTTAATGAAGGGGCTTCGTTTAAGGATAGCTGCGGGCGTCCTATTCGTGCTCGCCTCGACTGGCCTCTCGCTTACATTTCCGCTTATCATTGGGAAGGTAGTAGATGCGGCCGTGAATAACGCAGGATTCCTAGCCATTAATTCGTTTGCGTTTATTTTGTTCGCCATCTTCATAGCCCGGGCGGCTATTGGATTCGCTGGTGGCTATCTATTGGATACCTCAGGCGAGATCATCATTAACGGACTTCGCAAAGGTCTGCTTTCACGGATTATCGCATTAGATTTGCGTTTCTTCCACAGCCAAAGACTTGGTGAACTGGCATCGCGACTCCACTCTGATACGGCGACTATTCGCAACGCCGTGACGGAAACGATCGTTAGCTCGCTTAACCAATTACTCACTTTCTGCGGCGCACTCATTGTCATGTTAGCGATGAATTGGCGATTGACCTTGCTGATTCTCTTTCTTGCACCAGTCTCGGCAATACTATCAGCCCGCTTTGGGCCGCGGATTAGCAGTGCAGCACGGCGTGTCAGGGATCACTCTGGCGACGCACTCGCGGTTGCTAGCGAAGGCATTTCTGGTATCCATACGGTGAAATTATTCAGCCGGGAACCCGTGCTACACGAAATGTATTCTGAATCTATTGATCGTGCACTCACTGCTTCCATCCTTTCTGTGCGACTAAGCTCACTGTTCGGTGGCGCATTGAATTTCTTTTCCTCGATCGTAACAGTGGGGGTGTTTTGGTACGGCGGCACACAAGTATCAGCAGGACACCTGTCGGCTGGTCAACTAATCGCGTTTCTGTTCTACTCAGAAAACATCACGCAGAGCATCTCAGTGTTTTCAGTGATCTACGGAAATATTGCAACCGCGCTCGGATCCTCCGCACGCATATTTGAATTGATGGAGCTCTCGCCTACCGTCGTTGATCCCTCGGAAAACGAGGCAAGTCTGCGGATGCCCACGAGTAGTTCATGCCAAATAGAGGGAGTTTCGTTCGGCTACGATCCAAATCACTGCATCCTTCATGATATCGACTTTCGCGTCGATCCAGGCGAGGTGGTGGGTCTGGTGGGCACGAGTGGCTCCGGAAAGACGACACTGGCAAATCTCATTTGCCGCCTGTTCGACCCCGACAGCGGTCGAATTTTGCTGGATGGCATTGACATCAAGAGGTTGCCAATCGGTGTAGTGCGCGAGCATGTTGCAATGGTTTCTCAAGATGTCTTCCTCTTCAATACGTCGATCCGCGAAAATATTCGGATGGCCCGTGTGGATGCCAGTGATGAGGATGTAGAGAACGCCGCGCGGGATGCTTGCGTGGATGAGTTCATCGTGGGACTCGATGAAGGCCTCAACACAATTGTCGGCGAACGCGGTGTCAAGCTAAGCGGTGGCCAGCGTCAACGCATTTCGTTGGCACGAGCCTTTCTACGCAAATCGCGGCTCCTTGTTCTCGATGAGGCGACATCTGCTGTAGATAGCCTTACGGAGCAGCGCATCCAGGACGCCATGATTGAGAAAGCTAGAAAGAATAGCCTCTCATTAATTGTTATCGCACACAATTTAAATACGATGCGCAAGACGGACCGGCTCGTGGTCATTCATGGCGGGCAAGTAGTAGAGACGGGGACCTTCAGTACACTCGCTTCGAACAATGGTATGTTCGAGAAGCTACTTACAGCCGGTCAACGTGTAGATGAAGAGTTCATGCTTAACGCGTAA
- a CDS encoding ABC transporter permease, which translates to MHMSPIFSALRRHKIPVVLIAAQIGLTLAVFCNATYLLSDAVATVSIHSGVDDGKLGLVKIIACDACQVNDINVRALNFLRQIDGISAVAVVNTVPFSSRQADFGIRLDQSSTHETASAHFYAVGPDAPKVLGLELTTGRQFTADDFQPATGALPNNANVWVTQALASTLWPGQTALGKDFWVNKWHFTVIGTLRYLVRPEFELQPRFKADWSVVVPMQPGGSLYGTYVFRAAPKKLPTIINMARNNLSRIIPGIIVDDDETRTISTLRTEYFKGDMSMISILAAIVGATLLTTVLGIVGLTSFWVSRRRRQIGVRRALGATRFEILKYFLIENAFIVSLGSLVGVASAYALNLGLMQIYELPRLPFLYIPLGVLLMLFVGQTAALGPAIRASSIAPAEAIRVI; encoded by the coding sequence ATGCATATGTCACCCATTTTTTCGGCTCTTCGAAGGCACAAGATACCTGTAGTGCTAATCGCTGCGCAGATTGGACTCACACTAGCGGTATTTTGTAACGCGACATATCTGCTAAGCGATGCCGTAGCAACAGTGTCTATCCATAGTGGTGTGGACGACGGTAAACTCGGTCTTGTTAAAATCATTGCGTGTGATGCATGCCAAGTAAATGATATCAATGTGCGCGCGCTGAACTTTCTTAGGCAAATCGACGGCATATCTGCCGTTGCCGTGGTTAACACCGTCCCATTTTCTTCACGTCAAGCTGACTTTGGCATACGCCTCGATCAATCATCCACTCACGAAACTGCCTCCGCACATTTTTACGCAGTGGGTCCGGATGCGCCAAAAGTACTCGGCTTAGAGCTGACTACGGGGCGTCAGTTCACAGCCGACGATTTCCAGCCGGCCACGGGGGCATTACCTAACAACGCGAATGTATGGGTGACGCAAGCACTTGCTTCCACGTTGTGGCCTGGACAGACCGCCTTGGGAAAGGACTTTTGGGTTAACAAATGGCATTTCACAGTTATTGGGACGTTGCGCTATCTCGTGCGCCCTGAGTTCGAACTACAGCCAAGATTTAAGGCTGATTGGTCAGTCGTCGTGCCTATGCAGCCAGGGGGGAGCTTATATGGTACTTATGTATTTCGCGCCGCGCCTAAAAAACTTCCGACAATTATCAACATGGCGCGTAACAACCTAAGCCGCATAATTCCCGGTATAATTGTCGACGACGACGAAACACGGACGATATCAACGCTACGAACTGAGTACTTTAAAGGGGACATGTCAATGATCTCCATTCTCGCCGCCATTGTTGGTGCCACGCTTTTAACCACAGTGCTGGGAATCGTCGGTCTGACGAGCTTTTGGGTGTCGCGGCGGCGCAGACAAATTGGAGTAAGGCGTGCCCTTGGTGCAACTCGCTTCGAGATATTGAAATACTTCTTGATCGAAAATGCATTCATCGTAAGCCTTGGCAGCTTAGTTGGTGTGGCAAGCGCCTATGCACTGAACTTAGGGCTCATGCAGATATATGAACTTCCGCGACTACCGTTCCTCTACATACCGCTGGGCGTTCTGTTGATGCTATTCGTTGGGCAGACTGCTGCACTTGGTCCTGCGATTCGAGCTTCCTCTATTGCGCCAGCGGAGGCAATACGGGTCATATAA
- the lanKC gene encoding class III lanthionine synthetase LanKC yields the protein MKDHPYMMYTLLSKVFYESLSQRKPSDEYLNVVRPLLPAGWHTSNHGVWTEVTPPDAVGLGHGWKIHLSVIPMHAKDMLTFVVPELVRANVSFKFCADLQMLELTLNKNWPRTQVGKFITIYPSSAENFKSVIEALHPLTDKFVGPHILTDNIYKNSMVLHYRYGAHIEDYRLDAYGYRIPGYRLGDGSWVDDIRKPGLFNPLNLDVDLGDKISSSGIENSRSSVLLNGHYRVEKAIKFSGEGGMYYGVDERDGLQVVVREQRRLLGAILGVDGLEPGYTLKKEAAILQKLDGCGFTPRYVDHFEEEGHWFLVQERLNGADTLWGYSMAFYFNSENQTPSQTFESLRTVVRNIATALKAIHSFGVVLRDLTRTNVLITTDNEVRFVDFEFSHDLTIDSHWVAGWTAGYASADQRADRRPSLADDYYAFGALILDLITYSASGFDLNRAGLFRKLDMNLADLGLPAHLADMVRGLTQQDPAERWDIDSAIAHLDGIEPPDDKRPLFPTLSRNLSTYDRKAYSPILAEIDLFFDSSITLTRSDRLWPGSAEIWATNPVNLMYGATGCAYFLLRHRGYVEDAILDWIAARATILNCPPGLFSGLAGVASLLLDSGRVEQAVKMLDGAMNGMTSDLPHGLLTGFAGVGLAYIRFYLATGESRHLERAIELAERILGQAEVDAKGIHWKVGGRTPLGFATGQSGVALFLIYLAVAAKRDDLLRYGTEALDFDLSHRVDRAGQILWQQFAESASNEPHTPHVMAGTAGIGAVALRAWLATGNEDYLRVAQECARSVSERFSNKIWQMEGLSGMGELLIDMAQLAPTPTDDFIRSACYLADGILPYGINRTEQGEFQGTAFGGFDHFRVCSDYGYGTAGIGIFLDRLVNDRQRLFMPDELFNISSRCSR from the coding sequence ATGAAAGATCACCCGTACATGATGTACACACTTCTGAGCAAGGTATTCTACGAGTCCCTAAGTCAGCGTAAACCATCAGACGAATATCTAAATGTCGTCAGGCCCCTTCTGCCAGCTGGTTGGCATACCAGTAATCACGGCGTGTGGACCGAGGTCACACCTCCTGATGCCGTGGGTCTAGGGCATGGATGGAAGATCCATCTCTCCGTTATACCTATGCATGCGAAAGACATGCTTACCTTCGTTGTTCCTGAACTGGTCAGAGCAAATGTGTCATTTAAATTTTGCGCCGACCTGCAGATGCTTGAGCTTACACTAAATAAGAATTGGCCTCGCACACAAGTTGGAAAGTTCATCACTATCTATCCATCCTCAGCAGAGAATTTTAAATCTGTAATTGAGGCGTTGCACCCACTCACGGATAAGTTCGTTGGACCGCATATCCTCACGGATAATATCTATAAAAACAGCATGGTCCTACACTACCGTTACGGAGCGCATATTGAAGACTACCGGCTCGACGCATATGGATATCGAATTCCAGGATATCGATTGGGCGATGGATCATGGGTCGACGATATACGTAAGCCTGGCCTATTTAACCCTTTGAATCTCGATGTTGACTTGGGCGATAAGATCTCGTCGAGCGGCATTGAGAATTCGCGTTCAAGCGTGCTACTCAACGGTCACTACCGAGTCGAAAAGGCGATCAAGTTCAGTGGCGAGGGTGGCATGTACTATGGTGTAGACGAGCGAGACGGCCTACAAGTTGTGGTACGGGAGCAACGCCGATTGCTTGGTGCGATCTTAGGGGTTGACGGTCTCGAACCAGGCTACACGCTAAAGAAGGAAGCGGCAATCCTTCAGAAGCTGGATGGTTGCGGTTTTACGCCACGTTACGTGGATCATTTTGAAGAGGAAGGACACTGGTTTCTCGTGCAGGAGCGGCTGAATGGTGCTGATACGCTCTGGGGTTACTCCATGGCGTTTTACTTCAATAGCGAAAACCAAACTCCGAGCCAAACTTTCGAATCTTTGAGAACGGTCGTGCGTAACATCGCCACGGCCCTTAAGGCTATACATTCGTTTGGCGTAGTACTGCGCGATCTCACGCGGACTAATGTGCTTATTACTACTGATAACGAGGTGCGCTTTGTCGATTTTGAGTTCTCCCATGACCTCACAATCGATTCGCACTGGGTCGCCGGATGGACGGCTGGTTATGCCTCAGCAGATCAACGAGCCGACAGACGACCGTCATTAGCTGATGACTATTATGCATTCGGCGCCTTGATCCTTGACCTTATCACCTATAGCGCGTCGGGATTCGACTTAAACAGGGCTGGCCTATTTCGGAAGCTCGATATGAACTTGGCTGATTTGGGGTTGCCCGCACACCTGGCTGACATGGTTCGCGGCCTAACACAGCAGGACCCTGCGGAACGGTGGGACATTGATAGCGCTATAGCACACCTAGACGGCATCGAGCCTCCCGATGACAAAAGGCCGCTTTTCCCCACGCTGTCGAGAAATCTATCGACGTATGATCGAAAAGCCTATTCACCAATCTTGGCCGAGATTGATCTATTTTTCGACAGTTCGATCACTCTCACTCGATCGGACCGCCTATGGCCCGGATCAGCCGAGATATGGGCTACAAACCCAGTAAACCTAATGTATGGTGCAACCGGGTGTGCATATTTTCTTCTTCGTCACCGTGGATACGTGGAAGATGCAATCCTAGACTGGATTGCTGCCCGGGCCACTATATTGAATTGTCCGCCAGGATTATTCTCCGGCTTGGCCGGCGTAGCGAGTTTGCTGCTCGACAGTGGGCGTGTCGAGCAGGCCGTCAAAATGCTTGACGGGGCTATGAATGGCATGACCTCCGATTTGCCGCACGGGTTGCTGACCGGCTTCGCGGGTGTGGGCCTCGCCTACATCCGCTTCTACCTTGCGACTGGAGAATCGCGCCATCTTGAACGTGCGATTGAACTAGCTGAGCGGATCCTCGGCCAAGCGGAGGTGGACGCCAAAGGCATTCACTGGAAAGTTGGTGGGCGGACACCGCTTGGCTTTGCCACGGGCCAAAGCGGCGTGGCTCTTTTTCTCATATATTTGGCTGTCGCTGCGAAGCGTGATGATCTGCTTCGATATGGCACCGAAGCACTAGATTTTGATCTCTCGCACCGGGTGGATCGTGCGGGTCAGATACTCTGGCAGCAGTTCGCGGAATCCGCATCGAACGAGCCACATACCCCACACGTAATGGCAGGTACGGCTGGCATAGGTGCGGTTGCATTACGGGCCTGGCTTGCGACTGGCAATGAAGATTACTTACGCGTGGCGCAGGAGTGCGCTCGATCAGTGAGCGAGCGGTTCTCCAACAAGATATGGCAGATGGAAGGACTATCAGGCATGGGCGAACTACTTATCGACATGGCACAGTTGGCGCCAACTCCTACCGACGATTTCATCAGGAGTGCATGTTACCTCGCCGATGGTATCTTGCCCTATGGCATTAACCGGACAGAACAAGGGGAGTTCCAGGGTACCGCCTTCGGTGGTTTCGATCACTTTCGAGTCTGCTCCGACTATGGATATGGGACTGCAGGCATCGGTATCTTTCTCGACAGACTCGTCAACGATCGACAGAGGTTGTTCATGCCAGATGAACTATTCAATATCTCAAGCAGGTGTTCTCGATGA
- a CDS encoding ABC transporter permease codes for MNMLLYYLDLALRAIWRNRALSALMVLALSVGIGACMTTITVYHLLSGDPLPGRSKTIFYPQLDGDPKHSNAKAPWDLLDYRTAVDLAQNGPATRSAIVVSSSEKIDAMTDAVPPFIGQLLSTNSDFFSMFDVPFAFGGSWSKDDEIHHARVVVISNSLNKHLFHGANSVGRRISVNNNSFEIIGVLAPWRPRPKFYEVAGGAIMRDSASTFYGRVEDVVMPFATSIELNRDDFNAWYCWREPTAGVDLTHASSCLWVQLWVQLGNSEAVANYKRFLEGYAAQQHDLGRFDIKPKVRLTSLLEWLSYNGVVPDAVKLQVAMAFAFLLVCLCNTVGLLFAKFSGRSVEFGLRRALGATQAGLFWQCLVEAAVIGLLGGIGGLIVTLCGLMVIRRQPFSYADLAHLDLSMFMSIFILSIFCGMLVAIVPALRSAKTAPALQIRSE; via the coding sequence ATGAATATGCTGTTATATTATTTAGATCTTGCGCTCCGCGCCATATGGCGTAACCGTGCCCTAAGTGCCCTGATGGTACTGGCACTGAGCGTTGGAATTGGTGCATGCATGACGACCATCACCGTATATCACCTCTTATCGGGTGATCCGCTACCAGGCCGTAGTAAAACTATATTTTATCCTCAATTGGACGGCGATCCAAAGCATTCTAATGCTAAGGCACCATGGGATCTTCTGGACTATCGTACTGCTGTTGACTTAGCCCAAAATGGGCCTGCAACACGAAGTGCCATTGTAGTTTCAAGTTCTGAAAAAATTGATGCCATGACAGATGCCGTCCCGCCTTTCATTGGGCAGCTTCTGTCGACCAATTCAGATTTCTTCTCAATGTTTGATGTGCCCTTCGCATTTGGCGGATCATGGTCAAAAGACGACGAGATACATCATGCACGAGTTGTCGTTATTTCCAATTCTCTGAACAAACACTTGTTCCATGGTGCAAACAGTGTAGGTCGACGTATCAGCGTAAATAACAATTCGTTCGAGATTATCGGAGTACTAGCACCGTGGCGTCCGCGGCCAAAATTTTATGAGGTGGCAGGCGGCGCAATCATGCGCGACTCTGCTTCAACCTTTTACGGCAGGGTCGAAGATGTCGTCATGCCATTTGCAACGAGCATCGAACTTAATCGCGATGATTTTAATGCTTGGTACTGCTGGCGTGAGCCGACGGCAGGCGTGGACCTGACTCACGCGTCATCGTGCTTGTGGGTGCAGTTATGGGTTCAATTAGGTAATTCAGAGGCCGTAGCAAACTATAAAAGATTTTTGGAAGGCTATGCTGCACAACAACACGACCTTGGCCGATTCGACATCAAACCAAAAGTACGCCTGACATCGCTTCTTGAATGGCTTTCCTACAACGGCGTTGTGCCAGACGCAGTAAAGTTGCAGGTGGCTATGGCTTTTGCATTCCTTCTCGTATGTCTTTGCAATACCGTTGGGCTGCTATTTGCGAAGTTCTCTGGTAGAAGTGTCGAGTTTGGCTTGCGGCGTGCTCTTGGCGCAACGCAAGCCGGCTTGTTTTGGCAGTGTCTCGTCGAGGCTGCAGTCATCGGCCTCTTAGGTGGCATCGGCGGACTTATCGTGACGCTATGTGGCTTGATGGTGATTAGAAGGCAGCCGTTTAGCTACGCCGACCTTGCTCATCTTGATCTTTCGATGTTTATGTCAATTTTTATTCTATCGATTTTCTGCGGCATGCTCGTTGCCATCGTGCCCGCACTGCGTTCGGCAAAGACAGCGCCAGCGCTTCAGATTCGGAGTGAATGA